One genomic region from Candidatus Nomurabacteria bacterium encodes:
- a CDS encoding YtxH domain-containing protein — MSSNNGSKFAVGAMLGVVVGLVAGILTAPKSGKETRKDLKDTATKVFAEAEKRLKVLYSELDVLITKGKSKAGDLSGRSKEELDKALDVAQKAQVKAKEVISAVRGGETTNPELEKAIKEVTSAKNQLKKYLQSS, encoded by the coding sequence ATGTCTAGTAATAATGGAAGTAAATTTGCTGTGGGCGCTATGTTGGGCGTAGTAGTAGGTTTAGTGGCGGGCATACTTACGGCTCCTAAGAGTGGAAAAGAAACCAGAAAAGACCTCAAAGACACTGCAACAAAAGTCTTTGCTGAGGCAGAAAAGAGACTAAAAGTTTTATATAGTGAACTAGACGTTCTGATTACAAAAGGAAAATCTAAAGCCGGTGATTTGTCAGGCAGAAGCAAGGAAGAACTTGACAAAGCTTTAGATGTCGCTCAAAAAGCTCAAGTAAAGGCCAAAGAGGTAATTAGTGCAGTTCGTGGTGGCGAAACCACCAATCCAGAACTAGAAAAAGCGATTAAGGAAGTAACTTCAGCAAAGAATCAGCTTAAAAAGTACCTTCAATCATCATAA
- a CDS encoding UTP--glucose-1-phosphate uridylyltransferase, whose protein sequence is MTHNQPVKKAVIAAAGFGTRFLPQTKAMPKEMLPIIDKPVIQMIVEEAVQAGVTEIIIVTGSTKRAIEDHFDRAVELEDELIAKGKTKEAEQIKQIAEMANFVYIRQKGEPRGNARPVLNASRLLGDEPFFVFFADDFFRSEVPRAVQLLKTYQKTGKSVISVIEVDRTDADKYGMVRLGSKIDESTYEVEQLVEKPGIDNTPSNIASVGGYLLTPDILPILQEEKVSARGEIELSEGINQLCSKNLVACRQIEGVYHDTGNKLKYLEALVDTALSHTTISDEFRRYLVKRLEE, encoded by the coding sequence ATGACCCATAACCAACCAGTAAAAAAAGCGGTCATCGCGGCTGCCGGTTTTGGTACAAGGTTCTTACCGCAAACAAAAGCCATGCCCAAAGAAATGCTCCCAATTATCGATAAGCCGGTTATTCAGATGATTGTAGAGGAGGCTGTCCAGGCTGGAGTTACTGAAATTATTATTGTAACCGGAAGCACAAAGCGAGCTATTGAAGATCATTTTGATCGAGCCGTTGAACTAGAAGACGAACTGATCGCTAAGGGTAAAACTAAGGAAGCAGAGCAGATAAAGCAAATAGCAGAAATGGCTAACTTTGTGTATATACGACAAAAAGGAGAGCCACGCGGAAATGCTCGACCAGTACTAAATGCCTCCCGCCTGCTTGGCGACGAACCATTCTTTGTATTTTTTGCAGACGATTTCTTTAGATCAGAGGTGCCTCGTGCTGTTCAGCTCCTAAAAACCTATCAAAAAACAGGAAAATCCGTGATTTCAGTGATTGAGGTTGACAGAACAGACGCCGATAAATACGGCATGGTTAGGCTGGGATCAAAGATCGATGAGTCTACATATGAAGTTGAGCAGTTAGTCGAAAAACCTGGTATTGATAATACACCGTCAAATATTGCTTCTGTAGGCGGGTATTTATTAACGCCAGATATTTTGCCAATTTTACAAGAAGAAAAGGTTAGTGCTCGAGGCGAGATTGAATTATCCGAAGGAATTAATCAGTTGTGCTCCAAAAATTTAGTGGCTTGCAGGCAAATAGAAGGCGTATATCATGATACTGGCAATAAATTAAAGTATCTTGAGGCACTGGTTGATACGGCACTGTCACACACAACAATATCTGATGAGTTTCGAAGGTATCTTGTAAAACGTCTAGAAGAGTAG